Proteins encoded in a region of the Sulfitobacter geojensis genome:
- a CDS encoding methyltransferase family protein → MVVYLALTLSILACISSLILLTFATLELANPSFKFWPPPKNEPWKKTLFMTLFRIVVYGLVIASLIYLWQDGLQPSTSVTIVAIMLLLCGFIIAFWATGALGWSNAFGSKEGLRTDGIFAYSRNPIYIATWFGLAGWALLVPTPFIVATLCFWALLYLVAIFLEERWLLEEYGEPFTEFCNTVRRFF, encoded by the coding sequence ATGGTAGTTTATCTTGCTCTCACACTGTCAATTTTGGCCTGTATTTCGAGCCTGATCTTGTTGACTTTTGCCACTCTGGAGCTGGCAAACCCATCCTTCAAGTTTTGGCCACCACCAAAAAACGAACCGTGGAAAAAAACACTGTTCATGACGCTTTTTCGGATTGTGGTTTATGGATTGGTTATCGCTTCCCTCATCTATCTTTGGCAAGATGGCCTGCAACCTTCTACGTCAGTAACCATTGTCGCTATCATGTTGCTTTTGTGTGGATTTATCATCGCCTTTTGGGCAACTGGTGCGCTCGGATGGTCAAATGCTTTTGGGTCAAAAGAAGGCTTAAGGACAGACGGAATATTCGCATATTCACGCAACCCGATTTACATCGCCACATGGTTTGGGCTTGCAGGGTGGGCGCTTCTTGTACCTACGCCTTTCATAGTTGCAACGCTGTGTTTCTGGGCGTTGCTCTATCTGGTTGCCATTTTTCTCGAAGAACGTTGGCTACTTGAGGAATATGGCGAACCATTTACCGAATTCTGCAATACAGTCCGAAGGTTCTTTTGA
- a CDS encoding tyrosine-type recombinase/integrase: protein MKLVFDREIERAEMLTTLANTAPNRREQLIDEYRRRSEAAFAPETLRNYKMVIRRFTAWCRQNGWSPDPPIAPSVLACWVDDMGGKLASNSIQTRLWAIAELHRSHFLPSPTRHRMVDLALKGVKRKYGAYTRQAPPLGKKEVLQAIDRLGNSRQNIRDKAVLWVATDSWCRASEIVAFRVKDLIRQDDDTSILFVRRSKTDPYGQGEYAFLSRRGTSAVLHWIELAKLQSEEPLLTKSQCGAKRGALHTSTISRIMKKCTGRNDVSAHSTRVGGVHDAFRIGCDLSSIMVAGRWKSPEMPARYGRRIRASHSAAAEVSRAFEHEDEKATTGDQQQAES, encoded by the coding sequence ATGAAACTGGTTTTTGATCGAGAAATTGAGCGTGCTGAGATGCTAACCACACTCGCCAACACCGCACCTAATAGGCGCGAACAACTCATTGATGAGTATCGCAGGAGATCGGAAGCTGCATTTGCGCCCGAAACCTTAAGAAATTATAAGATGGTCATTCGGCGATTTACAGCATGGTGCAGGCAAAACGGATGGTCGCCGGACCCGCCGATTGCCCCAAGTGTTTTGGCCTGCTGGGTGGACGACATGGGTGGTAAACTCGCATCAAACTCAATACAAACACGCCTGTGGGCCATAGCAGAATTGCACCGTTCTCATTTCCTTCCTTCTCCCACTAGGCATCGAATGGTCGACCTTGCGTTAAAAGGTGTGAAGCGGAAATACGGGGCTTATACCCGTCAAGCACCACCACTCGGTAAAAAGGAAGTTCTTCAAGCCATAGACCGCCTCGGAAATTCCCGCCAAAACATCCGAGACAAGGCAGTGCTATGGGTGGCGACAGATAGCTGGTGCAGGGCGTCCGAGATTGTTGCTTTTCGGGTGAAAGACCTGATCAGGCAAGATGACGACACTAGTATTTTGTTTGTGCGCCGATCAAAGACAGACCCCTATGGGCAAGGCGAGTACGCGTTTCTATCACGTCGCGGAACTAGCGCTGTGTTGCACTGGATCGAACTCGCAAAGTTACAATCGGAGGAGCCTTTGCTAACGAAATCGCAATGCGGCGCGAAACGGGGTGCGTTACATACAAGCACGATTTCCCGGATTATGAAAAAATGCACTGGAAGAAACGACGTGTCAGCACACAGCACCCGAGTGGGTGGGGTGCATGATGCTTTCCGGATCGGATGTGACTTGTCGTCAATCATGGTTGCGGGCCGCTGGAAGTCGCCAGAAATGCCAGCTCGATATGGAAGACGCATCCGGGCTAGTCACTCTGCAGCCGCCGAAGTCTCTCGTGCTTTTGAACACGAGGATGAAAAGGCGACGACTGGCGATCAGCAGCAAGCCGAGTCGTGA
- the ftrA gene encoding transcriptional regulator FtrA gives MTKLDSTPQKHPLVCAIAYDGLCTFEFGIAVELFALPRPEFDNWYRFATVKAEPGPIRALGGITLDAQDNLDGLQDASLIIVPGWRGADTPVPEALCAALRTAYDKGARVASICSGVFVLAAAGLLNGRCATTHWRYTDKLATRYPEISVDPDVLFVEGDRVYTSAGSAAGLDLGLHIIRQDYGAQVAASVARRLVLPAQRDGGQRQFVPRPEPKARTGSSLSALQDRIRASIDENWSIERMADAAATSGRTLARRFHEETGTTPLNWLKVERVSRAAELLENGSIPLSDVWDVCGFGSAETFRREFRKTMGVPPVRYRERLGAVSVEA, from the coding sequence ATGACAAAACTTGACTCGACCCCGCAAAAACACCCACTGGTCTGTGCCATTGCCTATGATGGTTTGTGCACATTTGAGTTTGGCATTGCTGTTGAGCTTTTTGCGCTGCCGCGACCAGAGTTTGACAACTGGTACCGGTTCGCGACGGTAAAGGCAGAGCCGGGCCCCATTCGGGCGCTTGGGGGTATCACGTTAGATGCACAGGATAATCTTGATGGTTTGCAAGACGCGAGCCTAATCATCGTGCCGGGATGGCGCGGGGCGGACACGCCGGTCCCAGAGGCCCTGTGCGCCGCATTGCGCACCGCGTATGACAAGGGTGCACGCGTAGCCTCTATCTGTTCAGGTGTCTTTGTCTTGGCGGCTGCTGGTTTACTGAATGGCAGGTGTGCGACGACACATTGGCGCTATACTGATAAACTGGCGACACGTTACCCTGAGATATCTGTCGATCCAGATGTCCTTTTCGTTGAAGGCGATCGTGTTTATACCTCAGCCGGTTCCGCTGCAGGGCTTGATTTGGGATTGCATATCATTCGGCAAGACTACGGCGCACAGGTGGCCGCATCGGTTGCAAGGCGGCTCGTCTTACCTGCTCAAAGAGATGGCGGGCAGCGCCAATTCGTTCCCCGTCCGGAACCCAAAGCACGGACTGGGTCAAGTTTGTCGGCACTTCAAGACCGTATCCGTGCGTCAATTGACGAAAACTGGTCGATCGAACGTATGGCAGATGCCGCCGCCACGAGTGGCCGCACTTTGGCGCGGCGGTTTCACGAGGAAACCGGAACAACACCGTTGAACTGGCTCAAAGTAGAGCGGGTGTCCCGTGCAGCAGAGTTGCTTGAGAATGGGTCTATTCCACTATCGGATGTCTGGGACGTTTGTGGTTTTGGTTCCGCAGAAACGTTTCGCCGCGAATTCCGAAAGACCATGGGTGTTCCACCGGTGCGTTACAGAGAGCGTCTGGGCGCCGTGAGCGTTGAGGCCTAA
- a CDS encoding nuclear transport factor 2 family protein, with the protein MTLQTDLLAAIEMYFDAIHECDTVKLNTVFHPQSSLFDADNGAVFVEPIESFSRDVSNRVSPASTGQPREAEVLMIDHLSAISATAKIRIRAHQSVFVDHLGFVKGADGWQIVSKIWHLERTVDAA; encoded by the coding sequence ATGACACTCCAAACTGATCTACTTGCCGCCATCGAGATGTATTTCGACGCCATCCACGAATGTGACACAGTAAAGCTGAATACGGTCTTTCACCCACAGTCCAGTTTGTTTGACGCTGACAATGGCGCTGTATTCGTTGAACCGATCGAAAGTTTCAGCCGCGATGTGTCGAACCGCGTGTCGCCTGCAAGCACTGGGCAGCCACGTGAGGCTGAAGTGCTGATGATTGATCATCTTTCTGCGATCAGCGCCACGGCCAAAATTCGCATTCGCGCGCATCAAAGCGTGTTTGTCGATCACCTTGGTTTCGTGAAAGGCGCAGACGGCTGGCAGATTGTTTCGAAAATCTGGCACCTCGAAAGGACTGTTGACGCAGCCTGA
- a CDS encoding VOC family protein, whose product MTNPNAVGWFDIFVNDLNRAVAFYETMLGSKLEPMGDLTGESQMMSFPAEMSAYGAGGALTKAPHAGPGVGGTIVYFLVEDCALQQERVVEAGGSVVRPKFSIGNFGWVLLCQDTEGNMIGFNSMK is encoded by the coding sequence ATGACCAATCCAAATGCAGTCGGCTGGTTCGACATATTCGTTAACGATCTAAACCGGGCGGTCGCCTTCTACGAGACGATGCTTGGGTCCAAGCTGGAACCGATGGGCGACCTCACTGGCGAAAGCCAGATGATGAGCTTTCCTGCCGAAATGAGCGCTTACGGCGCGGGCGGTGCGTTAACCAAGGCCCCACATGCAGGCCCAGGCGTTGGCGGGACAATTGTGTATTTCTTGGTCGAAGATTGTGCGCTTCAACAAGAACGTGTTGTCGAGGCCGGCGGCAGTGTTGTTAGGCCCAAGTTTTCAATCGGTAACTTCGGGTGGGTTCTTCTGTGTCAGGATACTGAGGGCAACATGATTGGTTTCAACTCAATGAAATAG
- a CDS encoding LysR family transcriptional regulator yields the protein MDIRSLRYFLAIADSPSLSVASTVLGVAQPSLSQNVHKMEEELGVKLLSRSPRGIKLTEEGQVLEAHAKQICLGLETCIKDIQELGTNVRGTVAFGMPPSSSMVLSVPLVETIQLEYPEIRLKVIEAISGYFKPWLVDGTVELALIYDLKDVEKFPGTHVIDEELFFYSAPDAWPFDSSPDQPISFRELGKVDMILPTNGLRDTIRRYEEEQNAPLNVIIEMDAMRQIIELVTRGSGYAIFAPSATQKQVERGELLQTRIVDPVLTRSVHLVRHPDHVPSRACRTVEDITLYIMRELIQRGLWLGQVV from the coding sequence ATGGACATTCGCAGCCTTCGGTACTTTCTTGCGATTGCTGACTCACCGTCTCTGTCGGTCGCGTCGACGGTATTGGGCGTCGCGCAACCTTCATTGTCGCAGAACGTTCACAAGATGGAAGAGGAATTGGGCGTTAAGCTACTGAGCCGCTCGCCTCGCGGTATCAAGCTTACGGAAGAAGGTCAGGTCCTTGAGGCCCACGCCAAGCAGATATGCCTCGGCCTCGAGACCTGTATCAAGGACATTCAGGAACTTGGCACTAACGTTCGCGGCACTGTCGCCTTTGGTATGCCGCCCTCCTCGTCGATGGTCCTGTCTGTACCGCTGGTCGAAACCATCCAGTTGGAATACCCTGAGATCCGGCTCAAGGTGATCGAAGCGATTAGCGGATATTTCAAGCCTTGGCTAGTCGATGGGACGGTAGAACTAGCGCTCATTTACGATCTTAAAGACGTCGAGAAGTTCCCCGGAACGCATGTCATCGACGAAGAGCTTTTCTTCTATTCAGCACCAGACGCTTGGCCTTTTGACAGTTCACCAGACCAACCGATTTCGTTTCGCGAGTTAGGTAAGGTGGACATGATCCTGCCGACAAACGGTCTGCGAGACACTATCCGCCGCTATGAAGAAGAGCAGAACGCGCCGCTGAATGTGATCATCGAAATGGATGCGATGCGCCAGATTATCGAACTTGTCACACGGGGGTCAGGATATGCGATCTTTGCGCCGTCTGCGACCCAGAAACAGGTGGAACGCGGTGAATTGCTGCAGACAAGAATTGTTGATCCGGTTTTGACCCGTTCCGTGCATCTGGTAAGGCACCCGGATCATGTGCCAAGCCGCGCCTGCCGAACCGTTGAGGACATAACCCTCTACATTATGCGCGAGTTGATTCAGCGAGGTTTGTGGCTGGGTCAGGTCGTGTGA
- a CDS encoding Rieske (2Fe-2S) protein, protein MPRVVVAKTADIPLNGQKLVSARGRPIVIYNLDGEWFAMSNKCPHQGGDLCQGRRVGLLESERPGEYRYSRQNEIVRCPWHGWEFDIRTGESICEPDTIKVRRYSVNSEKASELEEGLTVETFEVSVEDELLVLIM, encoded by the coding sequence ATGCCAAGAGTTGTTGTTGCAAAAACCGCAGACATTCCGTTGAATGGCCAGAAACTTGTGTCGGCGCGAGGGCGTCCGATTGTCATCTATAACCTCGATGGTGAATGGTTTGCGATGTCGAACAAGTGCCCGCATCAAGGCGGAGACCTGTGCCAAGGGCGGCGGGTCGGGCTCTTAGAATCCGAACGCCCAGGCGAATACAGATACTCACGCCAAAACGAGATTGTCAGGTGTCCGTGGCACGGTTGGGAATTCGACATTCGCACAGGAGAATCCATCTGCGAACCCGATACTATAAAAGTGCGCCGCTATAGTGTTAATTCCGAAAAAGCTTCGGAATTAGAGGAAGGCTTGACCGTTGAGACATTCGAGGTGTCGGTTGAGGATGAATTGCTAGTTCTGATCATGTGA